The genomic segment ATCTCAGGCTGACACCTTCTCTGGCTTGCCAGTGAGGTGCACCGTAACAGGGTAGGAGGACAATCAGCCCTGGAGGGAATAGTTTCTACTTACACAACGGCTTGTAAGTGACACTCGCTGGGGGTCCAGTAGAAATCCACCAGTTTAGCAAGCTGAATGGCGCCAGTCACGTGATCAAAGCAACATTCCACGGGAGTaagtgatatggctgtgaaagaGAGAGTTAGTTAATCCCAAAGCCATTGCATTAGAACGGACTGGTATTGGGATTTCTCAGGGTCTCTGTTCTCCCTTTTAGTCACCTCAGGAAAACTACATTAAAACTGTGAAAAGTGTGGCTGACATTGTCTCCACAGGAGCGGGAATTCCCAGGCTAAGATGCAGTTAAGTTTAAGAATCTCTGTCCATTTTGGCTACTGTACTGGAGACCTGAATCTGAAAGAACACGTTAAAGTTGATGGCACAGCTGCGTATGGGAACACACCTGGGCCACCTGGTACTTCACTGGAGTCATTCTGAGATGCACTATGGCTACAGTGCATTTCACAGCTACACTGCGTTTGAGCTCAGCTCTGGCCATGAGTCTCCAAAGGGGCTAATGATTTCAGGTGTCTCCAGTTTTGGATGCACAACTTGAGATGCCTTCAAGAGGCCTGCTttacagaaagtgctgagcaccaaccATCTGAAAACTAGCCCCCTTGAAAAGGTCTCCCTTTGTCTACCCAGAACTTCAGGTACCCAAACTAACTTGTCACTTTGGAAAATATAGATTCAAAAAAGCCCAGCCTTTTACCACTTAAACTAAAGGGAACTCTCCATTAACTGTTAGCAGTATAGGACTCATGACACACAGTTGAATAATACTAATTCCATCCCGTAGGGGGCAATGGTACAAATACACAGTAGCCAGTACTTTATAGTAATTAGAAACAAATTTGCTGAAATGTATTATTCTGGCTTTCCTTCCCTTTATTCTCTAGTACTTAAGGACACTTCCATCTCAACAGATTTTTTCTTTCCTAAAAGCTTGCTCTCTGCTGCTACGTAACCCTCAAATGAAGTCAGAATCCTCTGGCTGTCATGTCACAATTACTTGCCCTGGGAATGATCATAAGGTCACAAGAGGATTATGGCAATCAAATGGGGGACTATCAGCAAGAGGAGATGAACCATTAAACACAGATCCTATTTACATGCAAATCTCATTAATAAAAGAGGACGGAATGAAATTTTAATCTTATATTCAGCCATGTCATAAGCAGGTGTAATTTCCATTGACTCCATTGAGAGCTGGACCTGCTCAGTTCAGGGTTGAATTACGTCTAGTCTATTTTTCTCTACTATTATTCTCTCAGGTGGTTTCTAAAACCCTCCCTAAAACCTCTGCTGCAGGCCACCAACTCCCTAATTCCAGACACTTGGGGCTAGAACCTTGGCTGATGTAAATCGATATAGCTCCAcagatttcaatggaactactcttgtctacaccagctgaggatctggcctctgcTCCTGTATCAAGGTTCCCACTCACCTATTGCATATTGATAAGAAAGCCCCAGGAGGAAGGCGGCCAGGAGAGCTGTCCTCAGGCTGATCATGGTGACTTTGAAGTGGGTTTCCTTCTGCTGTAGAACTGTTCCTTTCTTCCCCAGGAAGCTGTGAAGTGAGCTCTTGGAGGCAAAGGCAGGCAATTTATTCTGTTTGTGCTGCCTTCACAAGCCACGTGTCAGCAGAGTTCAGAGAAAAACCAACCCGGAAAGTGTGGAGAGATTCCACAGAATGTGCCTGATTTTAACTCATGGGGAAGGAAACCCTGAGAACAGCCCTGGAACCAGAACACATCACTTCTGCATTCTGAGTAAACTAGCCAGCGGTCTGACAGCCTGGCTTCGGCCAGCTTTGGCTACCtcttgcagggtgacccccagTCCTGGATTTCCCGCACAGAAAAGTGTGTTCTGCAGTGCCCAGCCCTTTTTTGGACAGATCAGCAATTTACCTCCCTCGCCCCGTAAGGAAATAATGTTGAGCCGTctgctactttaactggagttaccagcCAGCCCAGTTTAACCATtccactggattagttttgattaaagaataaaaccagTTTATTTAActccaaagagagagattttaagtgagtgcaAGTCCAAGGCATTGAAGCCAGAAATGGTTGCAAGAGAAATACAGATAAAAAGCTTTCTAGTGCTAAAACTTAACTTAGACTTGGTTCAAGATAAAATCTGTATCTTGTGCTTCCAGCAACAGGGCTGATCACATTTCACACCCCTGTTAATTGTGCAAACCTATACAATGGGTGGAAGGGTCTCCCTGACCTCAGCTGATGATCAGTTTATATCCtggaggatgaggactgatagcaAGTATAATTTGGGTCCCCTCTTGTGTCACCGCAGATGCTAGGCTTAGCGGCTCCACAGTCTGAACCAAGTGGACATCACCGTGATCCAAAAACCACTTTGTGGTAGGTCATCAGGTCATTAGAACAGGACATAAACTGCAGTGGGGCAGGCCAGGGAAGCAAGGGGATGGGAGTGGGCTGTGAGATTATCTTGCTTATGGAAGGACCTGTGCAATGCCCAGGGGTTAACCCCTCCTGATACCGGTCCAAGGAAGTCAAAGAACAGTCCTGAGAATCCATCCCAGATGTCATAAGGACCCCAGAGATTGCTGGGACAAGAGTTTAAGAGtgaggccaggtctgcactacagaccTATCTGAGTTTTTTGATTGGAGCAAATtcagttgtatcttagggctcggctgtagacaatggatcatgtgatgtgtcccGGATGGaaactggaggcatgtaggtaaatatagcggtcagtaggtttccagtatagggtggtgtttatgtgaccatcgcttattagcactgtagtgtccaggaagtggatctcttgtgtggactggtccaggctgaggttgatggtggggtggaaattgttgaaatcttgATGGTGGGGtcgaattcttcaagggcctccttcccgtgggtccctatgatgaagatgtcatcaatgtagcgcaagtagaggagggacgctaggggacgagagctgaggaagcgttgctCCAAGTCAggcataaaaatgttggcatactgtggggccatgcgggtacccatagcagtgccgctgacttgaaggtataaattgtcgccaaatctgaaatggttgcgggtgaggacaaagttacaaagctcagccaccaggtatGCCATGGCCTGATCAGGGAtattgttcctgacagcttgtagtccatcttcgtgtggaatATTGGGATAAAGAGCTTCtgcatccatggtggccaggatggtgttttcaggaagatcaccgatgcattgtagtttcctcaggaaatcggTGGTGTCTCGAAGgcagctaggagtgctggtagcttagggtctgaggagagagtccaaatagccagataatcctgctgtcagggtgccaatgtctgagatgatggggcgtccagggtttccaggtttatggattttgggtagcagatagaatacccctggtcggggttctgggggtgtctgtgtagatttgttctcGTGCTGTAGCAGAGAGTTTGTTGAGCGGATGGTGTAGTTTCATTTAGTATTCcccagtgggatcagaggatagtgTCCTgcagaatgtggtgttggagagttgcctggcagcctcctgttcataatccgACCTGTCCATGaggactacagcacctcctttgtcagcccctttgattataatgtcagagttatTTCTGAGGCtctggatggcattgtgttctgtacggctgaggttatggggcatgtgatgctgtttgttcacaatttcagcctgtgcacaTCTGCGGAAGCACTCTACGTAGAAGTCCAATCTGTCATTTTGACCGTCAGGAGGAGTCCACGCAGAATTCTTCTTCTTGTtgaattcttcttcttctcccaaataaatctgttagtctttaaggtgccaccagacttctcgttgtttttgttgatacagactaacacggctacccctctgatatattcaTTTCATTCAGGATCAGCACAACCATTGCTCCCAGGAAGAATCAAACTGCTACCCCTATTGATCagatcaaataaaattaaaaaggaggATTTGATTCCCAAATTAATAGTTTCAAGTCAAGCAAATTCACCTCCTATAATTATATTCTACACAATAAGTTTGCCACCTTTAGCAGCTCTTTAAGGCATGTTTTGGTAGGGCCTACCAAGGTGGAGGTGAGTGATCTCTTAGCCTGCAGTACAGACTCCACATAAGCTTGGAGAAATCATCTATGTATCTGTCTGACTGTTTCAGACCTACCTGTCCAACACCGATTCTCAGTTTTCCATCCCCCTCTCTTCACCTGGAAAACCAGGAAGGTCTGTGCAGGCAATTTGGAGGAAAAGCTAATTCAAGACCAGATAACGGCTAGCGTCTGATGACAATGATTCACAACTCCTTGTCCTGTCGGTGGCTACAGCTGTCCTtggcatcacatttcaggaaagatgtgaacaaattggagaaagttcagagaagagcaacaaaatttattaaaggtctagaaaacatgacctatgagagaggATGGAAAAAagtgggtttatttagtctggagaagagaagactgagaggggacgtgataaccgttttcaagtacataaaaggttgttacaaggaggagagagaaaaaaatttctTCTTAACCTGTGAGGGTTGGTACAAGAAGcgatgggcttaaactgcagcaagggtggtttaggctgggcattaggaaaaacttcctaactgtcaaggtggttaagcattggaataaattgcccagggaggtggtggaatctccatcactggggatttttaagagcaggttggacaaacaccggccacggatggtctagataatacttagtcctgccatgatgcaggggattggactagatgacctctcgaggtcccttccagtcctgtgattctatgtgCACCaacatggaggtgatgtgtgacacatcacctttatattggtgcacataacaaaattcatgtggtgggggtgggggtttggagtgggggagggggctcagggctggggcagaggtttggggtgcaggggtgtgaaggctccagctggagggtgcgggctctgggatggggctccagggctacagcagggagagaggactccccccagctctctctccctgcagcagcacctgggcttggGGGGTAGGTGCCTCTACCCCAGCTGTGGCAGTTCCAGGACTGCAGCGCTTAATAGGTGGCTGCGCGGCCGCACAGCTTAGCGGGAACTTAGCTTGTGAGGTGTCATTTGAAAACAAAGAACTCGCTGCTCAGTGATATCATGGTGAAATATGTGTAGCACCATTGTGTGTAAAGTTGTGAATAGAAGCTGAAATCAGGACTGAAATGTGGTTACTAGACAAGTCTGGGGGTGAACAAgcctgtttctcaaagacaaaggacaagctgaccCTTCTAGCCGGGTGTCGTCAGAGATGATGGCCAATCACTTGTCAAGTATGGTGAAGAAGAggtccaaaaaaaaccccaaggtaTTGCTCCCTATCGATCGCTCTTTCTTTTTAATCGACGATGACGAAGGAAGCATCCATTTTACTTTGGGAAGAGATCTTGACCAGCCAGTAATAAAGATCGGATACCAGAGCAGTGAGCTCACTGGTTTGTTCTGCTAGGGGAATTCCTCATTTCCCATGTGACCCACGGGTGCAGAGAGTGGGACTTGCTGACTACAGGTCAGTGTGATGAGGTTTGTAAGGGAGCTGCGTTTCAAAGCTCTCACTCCCTTCCTCTGCTGCAGTGGACACACTCAGGGACTAGGATCCTCAAGGCCCGCCAAATAAGGGGAACCAAAGTTGCTGCATTACTGTTCAGGTTCTTACACTGCGCCCATCATTGTGGTATCTGAACACACGAACATAGTGACTAATATCTTTCCAAGGGGGTGCCTCTCTGCACCATCCTGCCACAAGGGGAAAGACTCTGTGCGCATGTTTTTAATTAGTTAGTGATGTTGATTTAGCTGGTGTGCCGCATGAGGGTATGTGGGAAGGCCAGGCTGCCGACGTGTGCTGTGCATTTGGACTGCGATGCGGGGAGGTTTGTGGTGGGTCTTCGTTCCAACAGGAGAGAGGTCCACAGTTGTGGGCCGGCCCCTGAGAAAACTTTGTCTCCTGCACACCCGACCACCACTCTTACTGTGGGCAGCTCCACTGAGCCTCAAGAGAGGAGTTGTGGGGGTGATCGGGGTCTCAGCATCAGGATTTCCTGCAGGTGTCTTGGTCCCAAGCCAAGCAGAGCTTTGGAAATGAGGACagaagcccagatcctcaaagatattgtTAGGAATCCAAAAAACTTGGAAGCTCTGGGCCAGAGACCCTACCCTTGGCCCTCAGTTCTACAGGAagtgaggaagggagggaggccaGGTCTTCTCGCCAGGATGGGACGCGCTCCCCTAGCCACCCAGAGATGGTGCAACACTTTGTTATAGAGCTGGGCCCTCTACGCACTCCGCCTCTGTGAGGGGTGCAGAGGAACTCCTCGACGGTGAGCTGATTGTAGGGTTTGTGGGGACACGTCCTAGAGCAGAGGTCACCCTGCATGCTGCAGAGCCTTTGAGATGCCTCCTTCTGCCTAAGAGCACAAGCTCTGTTTGATTTTAGCAGCTCTTCCTCCCCCGGTGTGGCTATCGGTCAGTTGCTGCACTGGCTGGACGCCTCTTTTGttaccttagggcttggctacacttgcaagttgcagcgctggtagaggctttccagcgctgcaattacaccctgtccacacttgcagggcacaaccagcgctgcaactccctggctgcagcgctggccgtacacccaggtctgcttggggtataagggttgcagcgctggttctgcagcgctggtcatcaagtgtggacactcaccagcgctgttattggcctccagggtataaggagtatcccagaatgcttttaactaaattattccctttgttttgttatgcagcctctctttgttttgttgtcaattcggaGCTCCAGGCTCCGTGCACTGCACCGGGAGCTGCttatagctcctgtttgctgtcattaatctgtaactactgtcaacaatgaaatgagataacccctgcaggggttgagtgtttgctttgcttgagagaaatggggggagggggcagaggggagtatgttggatgcagtttgtttgcagttaacagtaagggggtgggaaaattttctcattttgcacagtgtcggttccaaaaatccactctctcttcccctccccccccggtccctgtcacactgccccacacccccctcttttgaaaagctcgTTGCTgacacttgaatgctgggatagctgcccataattcatcactcccaacagcgctgcaaatgctacaaatgtggccacactgcagcgctggtagctgtgagtgtggccacacaccagcgctggccctgcacagctggatgaccagcgctgcaactaccagcgctgcagatttgtaagtctagccatacccttagattgTGAAGCACAATAGAGTTGTGTAGCATCGGCATCGTGCTGGCAACTGAGCTACGgagtctgaaaggttgccgacccctgctctagaagctTGAGAAAGTCCCTGCACTGGCTGAGGTTTCCTTTTCATCTGAACGGACCTCTGGAGAATTCTGCGGTGCTTatgcaacaagaaaaaaaaagaaacatccTAATTCTGCAAATAGGGAAGGAGGAATTCAAGGGAAACGTGTTCTGGCTTGGTGAGAGCTGCTTGACCCTTAAATGCAGTGTGGAAAGGAAGGGGCCAGGGAGAATGTGCACACAAGACCATTGTTTCATCCCCTAGCCTGACTGAAACAAAGCAGGGAACAGATACAGCTCTCTAGGCACTTTCTTAGGAGGATACCTGCCGGGTCAGCACAGGGTCAGAAAGATCCCAGCCCAAAATATGCAGGTGACGGAGCCTTAACCATTCAACTCCCTTCTACCTGGGTTTTCTCTCAGTAATGACTCTGAGTTTGATTCACCCCTGCCTATGGGGCGTTTAAACCCCACAGAGAGCCAGGACCTGGCTCACTAATAATACCTAGTagatctcacagtgctttacaagGAGGTCAGTCTCCTAATCCCTATGTAtacatgggaaactgaggcacagagcgatgaTGTGATTTGCCAAGCCTCATGGGGCATTAAATGGTACCTAGGCCTCATGCTGGCATTCTGCattgtgaatttcaccctctgtcCACCTCCTTTTGTCCATCTACCCTCTGTCTTCTTTCTCACTGGCCACTCACCTGGTCCCCAGCGGCTGCTGCTGTACTTTATGGCTCTCCAAGTGTAGTCATGTATTTTTTGAAAGTTCTTATTGATCCTTATTTAAAAGAGGGGTTGTCAACCCCATGAGTTCAAAGACCATGAGCGTGGCTTGCAAATCATGACATTTTACAAAATCATAGAAAAATATCTATGATATCTATCTTTAGGGAAATATCATGAGATTGGCAATCAAATCGCAAGAGTTGGCAACGCTGCGGAATCATATCCTGTGTACTGCAGTTTCACAGCATTGCACCTGCAGCTCAGTAATCAGTCCGCAGAAACCAGCACAGGGAAGCAAGCAGTCACACTCATGGCAAGAAAATACCTGTGTGGGAGCTCGTGAAGAACTTTTGTTCTTAAGATAATAATGGGCTAGGGCCCGGATGCACAAAACGAGTTAGGCGTTGTGACGCTGACTGTCACAGCACCTACCGTTTAGGTGCTTAGAAGATCACTGCAATTCCCAAGCCGTGAGTTAGGAGGGGGTCACAGCTGGGAATCACCAGCACAGGTGCCTCCCGGCAGGCCGGATTTAGGTGCTGATCTCCATGAGAGGTGTGGGACTTAGCACACACCCCACTGGTCATCATCtctcattggctagcttaggcagcccTTCAATCCCATTGGTTGCAATGGCAGTTAGGAGCCTGAACACCTTGGAGTTTCTGGGCCAATGTCCATTTTCCCAGTGAGATGCTACAGGAGTTTACTCCCGTCTTCCTCCCATGCTGGAGTGTTCTCTAGGAACAAACACCCAGTTAACACATGCCCTGTGACAAGGTCTACCAGACCTTTGTGGCTCCCTACAGGAGGCCCCGGGGCCCTACtataccccccaccccaggaaggAGCAGCGAAGGTGAGttctccaggcctgcctagagaggccttacggaagcagccaatcagagcccagcaggctcagataaaaggcagggcagggccttcgcaggtcagttcctggctgggaccagagcTTCTAAGGAAGGGAGCATCTCTCTGGCCCAAGGAGCTCAAGGGACAACCAGAGCTTGGCTCTAGCTGCATTTCTTAAGCTGGGAGAAAGAGACCCTGAGATCTTGACCCCTAAAGTTGGGGGTGGCGAAAAAGGGGCCATctgggaagaggcccagggaagtagCAGCAATGAATTGAAGTAAGAGGTATGGGGCAGCTGCAGATAGGCTCCCTGGGTTcaaacccagagtagtgggtgggcctggggtcCCCCACGGCCACCAATAATGTGGTGTGAACCCTGAGAAATGGACGAGGCTCATCTGGAAGCCTGAGAGAAGGGCtgagtttaaagggcccagagctgaaTACCCTGATGAGGGCAGATAGACAGTTCTTGGCGGACTCTTTGCCATTTTGACTgagtgacctgg from the Mauremys reevesii isolate NIE-2019 linkage group 16, ASM1616193v1, whole genome shotgun sequence genome contains:
- the LOC120384189 gene encoding C-C motif chemokine 17-like isoform X2 — translated: MISLRTALLAAFLLGLSYQYAIAISLTPVECCFDHVTGAIQLAKLVDFYWTPSECHLQAVVLETVAGRKVCADPSKLWVKRAIRVLQEKRKQTPRSEKHR